The Pseudomonas viciae genomic interval AGGTCGGGGGGAAGATCGGGAGTGTGTTGCGACACGCTGGGAGACTCCGGTGTTCTGAATCATGACGGCTATGGTGTCTGGATTTTCCGTCAGGTTCTACCAAAAATCTTTTAAGTCAGGGATTTAGGCGATGAAGTGAAAGTGGTGTCGCACATTGACATCATCGCAACTTGCTCCCGAAGGGATACTCACAGGAGTAATCACTGACAAATCAATAAGTTATATTCACTACTTCGAGAAAATTCTGCGACATGGATGAAAAGTAATTGCAGGGCCAGTGGCGAGGAAACAAATTTCCTCGCCACAAGCGCTTGTCACTTCTCGGTGATAGCAGCATCCACCAGTGTCTGCGCCTCAACCACCAGTTGCTTGAGGTGCGCATCGCCAATAAAGCTTTCGGCGTAGATCTTGTAGATGTCTTCGGTCCCGGATGGACGCGCCGCGAACCAGCCATTTTCGGTCATCACTTTCAAGCCGCCAATGGCCTGGTCGTTGCCCGGCGCATGGCTGAGGATGCTTTGGATCGTCTCCCCGGCCAATTCGGTTGACGCGACCTGATCCGGCGACAGTTTGCTGAGCAACGCCTTCTGCTGCGGACTGGCCTTGGCATCCACGCGTACCGAGAACGGTTCGCCCAACTCAGCGGTCAGGGCGCGGTAGGCCTGGCTTGGATCGCGACCGGTACGGGCGGTCATTTCAGCGGCCAGCAATGCCGGGATCAGGCCATCCTTGTCGGTACTCCACACGCCACCGTCCTTGCGCAAGAACGAAGCACCGGCGCTTTCCTCCCCACCAAAGCCGAGGGAACCGTCGAACAACCCATCGGCAAACCACTTGAAACCTACCGGCACTTCATAGAGGCGGCGTCCCAGGCGCTTGGCCACGCGATCGATCAGGCCGCTGCTGACCACCGTCTTGCCCACCGCGGCATCGGCGCGCCATTGCGGGCGATTCTGGAACAGGTAATCGATAGACACCGCCAGGTAGTTGTTCGGCGCAAGCAAGCCACCGGACGGCGTCACGATGCCATGGCGGTCATGGTCCGGATCACAGGCGAAAGCGACGTCAAAACGCTCCTTCAGGCCAATCAGCCCTTGCATGGCGTGGCTGGAGGACGGGTCCATGCGGATCTGCCCGTCCCAGTCGACGGTCATGAAGCGGAAGGTCGAGTCCACTTGGGTGTTGACCACTTCCAGGTCCAACCGGTAATGCTCGGCAATGGCTGGCCAGTAGCGCACTCCGGCGCCGCCCAGCGGATCGACGCCCAAGTGCAACCCGGCACCGCGAATGGCATCGAAATCAATGACATTGATCAGGTCCGCCACGTAAGTGTTGAGGTAATCGTGACGGTGGGTGGTGTCGGCCTTCAGCGCCTGCTCGTAGCTGATGCGTTTGACGCCGGCCAACTGGTTGGCCAGCAGCTCGTTGGCCTTGGCTTCGATCCACTTGGTGATGTGGGTGTCGGCCGGGCCGCCGTTGGTGGGGTTGTACTTGTAGCCGCCGCTTTGTGGCGGGTTGTGGGACGGCGTGATGACAATACCGTCCGCCAGGCCCGAAGTACGGCCACGGTTGTAGCAGAGGATGGCGTGGGAAATCGCGGGTGTCGGGGTGTATTCGTCGCCCTCGGCGATCATCACGGTAACGCCGTTGGCCGCGAACACTTCCAGGGCGCTGGTACCCGCCGGGGTCGACAGCGCATGGGTGTCGATACCCACGAATAGCGGTCCGTTGATGCCCTGGGCCTCACGGTACAGGCAGATCGCCTGACTGATTGCCAGGACGTGCCACTCGTTGAACCCCAGGTCGAAGGAACTGCCACGGTGACCGGAGGTGCCGAACGCCACACGCTGGGTCGCTACCGAAGCATCGGGTCGGCCGGTGTAATAGGCCGTCACCAGTCGCGGGATATCGATCAACAACTCTGCCGGTGCCGGCTTGCCCGCAAATGGACTGACTGTCATGCAAAACCTCTGGATAGAGTGGCTCGGGAAATAGGATGCAGTTTACTGACAGTTCGACCATGGCGCGATGGGTTCGATCCATCCCCACCTACCCGGATTGCTCGAGTCTCAAGGCATCGGCCAGCGCGCAGAGCGCTGTGCCCAGGTCATTCGACCCGCTCAAGGCGTGGGTCAGGCGCATATGTTGCGCATACAACCCCTGGATACTGAACAGTTCTCCCGGGGCGATAACAATTCGCTGGGCCAGCAGCCGCTGAAAAACCCGCCGCAGGTCGACCGGGCGCGCCGGGCGCATCCAGATCGTCGCGCCACCTTCAGGCGCGACCCATTGCAGGCTATCCCCTAGCCGCTCGCGGAGCAGTTGCGTTGTCGAGGCCGCGCTTTCGCGCAGCAATCGCCGCAAAACCAGCAGATGCTGATCGATCCGGCCGTTGCTGTACAAGCGGGCGATGGCCTTCTGGCGGATCGGCGACAACCGAAAGGCGCGCAGCAGGAAATGTCGCTGCAATTGCAAGGTCAACTGGCGCGACAATACATAGCCGTAGGGCGCCTCGGGGCCAATGGTTTTCTCGAACGATGAATAGACGATCAACCGATCCGGGTCGAGCAAATCGCGCAAAGGCGCAACCCCAGTCTCGAATGCCAGGTCGGTGTAGCTGTCGTTCTCCAACACCCACGTGCCGTGCAGCGCCAACAGGTGAGCCACGTCGTGGCGGTTGCGCTCAAGCATGAGCGTGCCCCTTGGCATGCTCAAGACCGAAGACAGCACCACCAGACGCACCGTTTCGCTGACCAGCAGTTGCTCCAGATGCTCGGTATCGATCACCCCGCCTGCCCGCAACGGCAGCTCGATGACCCGGATCTCGGCGGCCTGCAACAGGCGCAAGACGCTCCAGTCGCTGGGCGACTCGATCAATACCGTGGCGCCCTTCAGTGCCAGCACCGCGATGAGAATTTCCAGGACGCCGCGCAGATCGGCGCCAATATAGACGTCGTCGGCACTCCAGCAGCGGGCTGCAGATGAGGTGTAGCGGGCTGCCAGCGCTGCCCGCAGCTCCAACTCGCCCCAAGGTTGCGAGGGCGCCTGGGAGGAGCGCGGATACTGGCGCAGCAGCTCGCGCTCAAGCAGCAACAATGGGCTGTCCAGTGGCTGCATCGACGCTGGTTCATCCGCACTGAGCACCAGCATGCCCGGTCGCCGTGCATTGACGTACAGGGTCTCGAGCAAATCATCACCACCGTCCAGGTTGGCAACGCAGGGCACCGGCAGCGCGTAATAACCGGACTTGGCGATCGAGTAGACCCGACCTTCCTTTTCCAGCAACGAATAGGCGTATTGGATGGTAGAAATCGACACGTCCAGACGCTCGGCCAGTTGTCGCAGCGAAGGCAGGCGCACTCGCGCATCGGCCCCCAGTTCGTTGATCAAGGTCGTCAGGTATCGATAAACCGCCTGATAGGCGAAGTCTGTTTCCCGGCTGCCCTTCATAAGGCCGCCCCCAAGAAACCGGCCGTAACCGACCCTGTTGGAACACCGGTCACCACCGCCGGATACGGGCTGGTTGAATCCGCCAAACCTGGCTCCTCAGTGCCTTGCCGAACGTTCGCACAGACCATCGGCGCCCTGCCCGGCTTCTTCACTGTCTACGGCTTGCGAATCGATACCTGCTGCCGTGTCCTGCTCCGGCAGCGCAATGCTGGATCGGTACAGTTTGCCAAGCAGATCGATGGGCAGGCCGCTGACATCGATCATCCACTGCGCCACCTGATCAGCAATGGTCGCACCCTGCATGGCTTTGTGCAGGTCCGGCATCGCCACCAGCATGCCGGGGTGGCAGCACCGCAGGAAATGCTCTAGGCCCGCCCCTTGTTCCACGAACGGCGCGAACAACATACAGACCAATTGCGTTTCGCTGAGCCCCAGGTTTCTTTGCGCTTCGATGGCCGCCTGGGCACGGCGCTCGGGGATACTCGAAGGCGTGCCGAACAACTCCCGCGTATGCTGGCAGGCATGCTCCGGCAGTTGTTTGCGATGCATGACCATGATCGCCCGTTGCACGTAATCCCCATAACCCGCTTCGTAGCTGCGCCCTTGCAGGTAACAGGCCTGCAGGCCATGCAAATGCGCCGACAGGAGTGGGCTGACGTACTCGTTTTCGGGCGCCGAAGCGATGAAGCTGTCGGTCTGTACCCGCAGGAATTCGTTGAACAGCGGCCAGTTGCTATCTTCCGGACGGTCGACGATCAGGTCGTCGATACTGACATGCCCTACCCGCCGGCAAGCCTCGAAATGGCCCTCGGGCTTCCACGCGCCAAGGCGATCCTGGCCATGGAACTGCCGACAGAGATCGCCGCCCAGGGTATCGAGTTGGGCAAAAAGACTGTCGAAACCGCCATTGTTGTCGGTGGCCAGTCCGATTTTGCGGGCCGCCCGTCGAAGGCCCGACATGAATTGTCTTTGCTGACGCGGCGTATCGCTGCTGACCAACGAATCCACTCCCGATTCCCAGCGAGCCATGTGCCGATAAAACTCCGCCATCGCCAGGTAACTGTCGTCGCCCACCTCCAAGGGGCTGTCCGCCGAGCGAAGATGCCCCAACAGCAGCATGTCCATGCGGCAGGCTTCATGGCCGGCCACCGACAGCGATTGATTGTGATTGAACGGCAGCACCTCACGGTTATCCGCCATCAGCAGCTCGACCCGCGGATCGTCGTAGACAAACAGCGCGCTGTAGCAGTGATGGATGTTTTCCAGGGTCGACTGGGTGGTCTCGCTCAGGCGTGGGGTGGCGACACGCAAGTCGAAGGTCACCGGATGCCTGCCAGCGATGCTTAGTTGCGCGGCTCGCAAGGCCGTCAGCACGTAAAAACCATCCCGACTGCCGTTCTGGACCGTCAGCACGCGATAATCGCCAATCCGCTCGATTCCTCCGGCGGCGATAATTAAACGCTGGATCAAAAGCTGCAACGCGGTACGTTCTGCCCGGGAATAAAAACCCAACAGTCGTTGCAATACCTGTTGATACACGTGAGTCATTGCCTGCTCATGAATTGCACTCATAGCCATTTACCTGGAAATTCGAATATCGGCGTCGCACTCGCACCAACGCGACGGTACGACGTGTAGATCGGGATGAAGTGTTCTAGTACTGCAGAGAGTATTAGCAATACGCACAAGCTGTGCTTGTCGTAATTATTTGATACACACGTTGGGGGCTGGACCGCTCCATTTCTGAATCGCCCTGAAAGCCGCTAAACCATTGGCTTGCGCCGACACAGCGGTACGTCCTAGGAGAATTCCGACAACGTCCCACAGACAATGAGTACGAGAAATAAAGAACAAGCCGAACTTCAACTTACCTCTTGCCTCGGCCTGTTTTCCCCATAGTCGATAGACAGCCTTATACCAAGTAATGCCCGAAGCACCTTGAACATACAGTGAAGGCTCGAAACCTTCGAAAAAGTTATACCGCGCCACGACTTCTTCCTTGAGATGGAAATCAGCGTTCAATTATCAGGA includes:
- the pgm gene encoding phosphoglucomutase (alpha-D-glucose-1,6-bisphosphate-dependent), with protein sequence MTVSPFAGKPAPAELLIDIPRLVTAYYTGRPDASVATQRVAFGTSGHRGSSFDLGFNEWHVLAISQAICLYREAQGINGPLFVGIDTHALSTPAGTSALEVFAANGVTVMIAEGDEYTPTPAISHAILCYNRGRTSGLADGIVITPSHNPPQSGGYKYNPTNGGPADTHITKWIEAKANELLANQLAGVKRISYEQALKADTTHRHDYLNTYVADLINVIDFDAIRGAGLHLGVDPLGGAGVRYWPAIAEHYRLDLEVVNTQVDSTFRFMTVDWDGQIRMDPSSSHAMQGLIGLKERFDVAFACDPDHDRHGIVTPSGGLLAPNNYLAVSIDYLFQNRPQWRADAAVGKTVVSSGLIDRVAKRLGRRLYEVPVGFKWFADGLFDGSLGFGGEESAGASFLRKDGGVWSTDKDGLIPALLAAEMTARTGRDPSQAYRALTAELGEPFSVRVDAKASPQQKALLSKLSPDQVASTELAGETIQSILSHAPGNDQAIGGLKVMTENGWFAARPSGTEDIYKIYAESFIGDAHLKQLVVEAQTLVDAAITEK
- a CDS encoding PLP-dependent aminotransferase family protein — translated: MKGSRETDFAYQAVYRYLTTLINELGADARVRLPSLRQLAERLDVSISTIQYAYSLLEKEGRVYSIAKSGYYALPVPCVANLDGGDDLLETLYVNARRPGMLVLSADEPASMQPLDSPLLLLERELLRQYPRSSQAPSQPWGELELRAALAARYTSSAARCWSADDVYIGADLRGVLEILIAVLALKGATVLIESPSDWSVLRLLQAAEIRVIELPLRAGGVIDTEHLEQLLVSETVRLVVLSSVLSMPRGTLMLERNRHDVAHLLALHGTWVLENDSYTDLAFETGVAPLRDLLDPDRLIVYSSFEKTIGPEAPYGYVLSRQLTLQLQRHFLLRAFRLSPIRQKAIARLYSNGRIDQHLLVLRRLLRESAASTTQLLRERLGDSLQWVAPEGGATIWMRPARPVDLRRVFQRLLAQRIVIAPGELFSIQGLYAQHMRLTHALSGSNDLGTALCALADALRLEQSG